In Desulfobacterales bacterium, the DNA window GAAGAGGTCGAGTATATCGATTCGATCATGGAGGATGTGCGCTGGCTGGGTTTTTCCTGGGGCGATCATCTCTACCATGCCTCGGACTATTTCGAGAAACTCTACGAATTCGCCGGGCAACTGATCAAGGCGGGCAAGGCCTATGTCTGCAGCCTCACCGCCGAAGAGATCCGCCGGTACCGGGGCAATTTGAAAGAGCCGGGCCGGGAGAGCCCCTTTCGGGACCGGGGCGTGGCTGAAAATCTCGACCTCTTTGCCCGGATGCGGGCCGGTGAGTTCGAGGACGGGGCCCATGTGCTGCGGGCCAGGATCGACATGGCATCGGGCAATCTCAATATGCGCGACCCGGTGATCTACCGGATCATGCGGGCCCGCCATCACCGGACCGGGGATGACTGGTGCATCTACCCGATGTATGATTTCGCCCATTGCCTGTCCGACTCCATCGAGGGGATCACCCATTCCATCTGCACCCTGGAGTTCGAGGACCACCGGCCGCTCTACGACTGGATCCTCGATCAACTGGATGTCCCCTGCCATCCGCGGCAGATCGAGTTTGCCCGCCTGAACCTGACCTATACGGTGATGAGCAAGCGCAAGCTGCTCCTGCTGGTGAACAACGGCCATGTCAGCGGCTGGGACGACCCGCGGATGCCGACCATCTCCGGCCTGCGCCGGCGCGGCTATACCCCGGCGGCGATCCGCGATTTCTGCGAGCGGATCGGGGTGGCCAAAAAGGACAGCATGGTGGACATGGCCCTGCTGGAGCATTGCCTGCGCGAGGATCTGAACAAGCGGGCCCCCCGGGTGATGGGGGTGCTCAAGCCGCTCAAGGTGGTGATCGAGAATTATCCCGAGGGCCGGGTGGAGGAGATGGAGGCGGTGAACAACCCGGAAGATCCCGGGGCCGGCACCCGCAAGGTCCCTTTTTCCCGGGAACTCTATATCGAGCAGGACGATTTCATGGAAGAGCCGCCGAAAAAGTTCTTCCGTCTGGCCCCGGGCCGGGAGGTGCGGCTCCGTTACGGTTTCTTTATTACCTGTGTCAAGGTGGTCCGGGACGAGACCAGCGGCGGGATCAAGGAACTGCGCTGCACCTATGATCCCGCCACCCGCGGCGGCAATGCCCCGGACGGCCGCAAGGTCAAGGCCACCATCCACTGGGTGTCGGCCGCCCATGCGGTGGCCGCCGAGGTGCGGCTTTACAACCCGCTGTTCACCGTGGAGAATCCCGGGGCGGTCAAGGATGGTGATTTCAAGGACCTGCTGGCCGCTGACTCCCTGGAGATCCTCTCCGGCTGCCGGCTTGAGCCCTCGTTGGCCCGGGCCGAACCGGGGGCGATCGTCCAGTTCGAGCGGCTGGGCTATTTCTGCGTGGACCGGCGGGACAGCAGCCCGGACAGGCTGGTATTCAACCGGACCGTGACCCTGCGCGACATCTGGGCCCGGATCGCAAAAAAGGCCGGGCAGAAGAAATAAGAAGGCGGAACACCTCGCCGCTGCTTAGCTGGATCATCCTTGCGAGTGTTTTTTCCGGTCTGGCCCCTGCCGGACAAGATGCCATAAGGAGGGGATATCGCATTGCCATTGCCGGAGTCGCAGGGTGATCGCAATCTCTTCGCCCGCGGCCAGGGCGCAGACGATCGCGGCGCTACGAAACGGCCAGCCGATGTCGGTGATCAACAGAACCAGCAGGGCCGGGGCCGTCAACAGTGCTGCTGTCTTGCCGGCCCAGGTATGATAGCTGGGCAGCCGCTTGAACTTGAAAAAACCGAACAGCAACGGTATCAGGTAGCTGCTGACCGCCAGCATTACAAAAAATATTTCCCGGGTGATGACCTCCGGCCATAGCCACCAGGCGCCCAGCAGGGCGGTCATATACATCGCCAGATCGCCCCAGCTGTCGAGCCGGGCGCCCAACTCGGAGACCATCCCCATTTTCCGGGCCAGGAAGCCGTCAACCGCGTCAGACAGAAGTGATGCCCCAAGAAGGGTCAGAAAAGGTCCCTGCTCTCCGGTCCAGGCAAGATAGAGCAGTCCTGGCGCGGCAACCAGGCGGAAGCAGCTCAGCAGGTTGGGCAGGTGCAGCCGGGGAGGCGGCGCGTTTTTGTCCGGCATGGGTCAGGTCCGCGGGCAGCCGTTATGTTGCATTGTCCAGCACGGTCCGGAGCTTGTTGGCCAGGGCAACGGGCTGGAGCGGTTTGCTGATGAAGATTATTCCTGGTTTCAGCACCCCGCGCTTGACCACGATGTTGTCGGTATACCCGGACATGAGTACCGCCTTCATCTCCGGGCGGTGGCGTTTGAGTTGCTCGATCATCCGCAGGCCGTTCATGCCGGGCATCACCACGTCGCTTAAGACCAGGTCTATCCTTGAGGAGGTGCTGCTGCAGAGGTCCAGGGCCTCCTCGCCGGAGGCGGCTGACATCAGGGTGTATCCCAGGGGGGCCAGGGTGTCGAAAACCAGGTTGCGCACCGCTGGATCGTCGTCCACGATCAGGAGCGTCTCCGTGCCGGCGGGCATCTCCCTTGTCTCGATCTTCTCTGTTTTTTCAAGGGGTCGCTTGACTACCGGAAGATATATCTTGAAGGTGGTTCCCTTGCCCGGTTCGCTGTAAACGTAGATGTGGCCGTTATGTTGCCTGACAATGCCGTAGATCGTGGACAGCCCCAGGCCGGTGCCCTTGCCGATCATCTTGGTGGTGAAAAAGGGTTCAAATATCTTTTCCTGAACCTCCGGGCTGATCCCCTCGCCGGTGTCGGTTACGATCAGGACGACATAGGCGCCGGGCTTCACCCCCTGATGGTGAAGAGTGTATCCCTGGTCAAGGATTACCTCGGCGGTCTCAATGGTCAGGTGGCCGCCGTTGGGCATCGCGTCCCGGGCGTTAACCACCAGGTTCATCAGGATCTGTTCCACCTGGCTGACATCGGCCATGATGTTGCCGATTTTTTCGGCCGGGAAGAGTTCCAGCGCGATATCCTCGCCGATCAGCCGGCCGAGCATCCTGGCCGTATCGTTGATGATCAGGTTCAGGTTGCTCACCTTCATCTCCATCACCTGCTTGCGGCTGAAGGCCAACAGCTGGCGGGTGAGGTCCGCGGCCCGTTGGCCGTCCTGGTGGATGGCCTCGGCCATATGGAGGAGGGGATGATCCGGTGGAAGTTTGCGGGTGATCAGCTCGCTGTATCCAAGGATGGTGGTCAACAGGTTGTTGAAATCATGGGCTATCCCGCCGGCCAGGCTTCCCACCGCCTCCAGTTTCTGGGTCTGGCGGAGCTGGACCTCGAGCATCAGGCTGTGGAGCCGCGAGCCCACCTGGGCGGCAACGCCCATCAACAGGTTCATATCCTGCTGCAGCAAGGGCCTTTTAGTCTTGACATTGTCAACCGCCAGGACGCCCCGGGATTTGTCGCCGTAGATAATCGGACAACAGATCAGGGCCTTGACCCCCAGTCTGCGGGCGAATTCGCGGCTGCGCGGTGACAGGACGTTCCGGTAATCATCGATGTCGTTCATCAGCACGGCGCGTTGTTCCTTGAAGGCCACGGTGAATATCCCCCTGGACTCCGCTTTGTCCAGGTGAAAGGCGATCTTTTTTATAATAGCGAGCTGCTCGTCGGTATGACCGTAGCCGGTCCGGAAAGAGAGCCTGGTGCCGGCGTGATTGGCGAGCATGAACAGACCGCGGTCATAGTCCAGCCGTTTTTCCAGGATAACGCATATCTTGTCCAGTACCCCGTCGATATCCGCTTCCATATTCAGGGCCTGGCCGACCTCGTTGATCATCAGGGCATTGTCGTAGTTCTGGTTGATCTGTTCAAACAGCTTGTCCGATGATTCACCGAGCACGGTGACCGCGGCCCCCAGTTCCCGGGAGTTCAGATATTCGGCGTACCAGCCCAGGATTGAAATCAATGAAACCGAACCGAGTACAACGGCCATGGTGTTCAGCTCCGGGACAAGGACGGACCACAGGCTGAGGCCGGCAAGGGCCGGCAGGGCGATGTTTCTGATCTTCTTCAGCAGATCCGAGGGGGATTTTTGCCAGGAAACAATATAGCGGCAACAGCTGCCGCCCTTGAACATGCACTCAGGATGTTCGATCCTGGGCAGCTTGTAGTTGAACAGTTTGGAGAAGGCCTCAAGGTATCCCTTTCTGTTCTCGCACTGGAACGGTTCTTCCCTGACCCCCGCATTGGCAGTTACCTTTATTTCAACCTTGCAGGGGCCGATTTTTTTCGAGTGATAGGTGGAGGATCTGATGACCTTGCCGGCGAATTTGCCCATCAGCCCGTAGGCGGTGGCCGGGCTGGCCAGGCCGAGGATATACTGCTTGATCCCGCCCACGTCCCCGGGCGAGGCTGAATAGAGGCCTGCCTCCCGGGCAATGTTTTTATTGCCGGTCAGGATCTGCAGCTGCTCATGAAAACGGTTGATCTGCTCCTGGGTGAACCAGTGTCCCTCATCCTCGACCTGATGGGGTTCAATGCCGGCGGAGCGTAACAGCTCGTTGATATCTATGTAACCGTATTTGCCGCGGACCAGCTTGATATAGGTGCTGGGAATTCTGCTGTTGTACAAACGGGGGGCAGCATTTTCT includes these proteins:
- a CDS encoding CDP-alcohol phosphatidyltransferase family protein, with the translated sequence MPDKNAPPPRLHLPNLLSCFRLVAAPGLLYLAWTGEQGPFLTLLGASLLSDAVDGFLARKMGMVSELGARLDSWGDLAMYMTALLGAWWLWPEVITREIFFVMLAVSSYLIPLLFGFFKFKRLPSYHTWAGKTAALLTAPALLVLLITDIGWPFRSAAIVCALAAGEEIAITLRLRQWQCDIPSLWHLVRQGPDRKKHSQG
- a CDS encoding glutamine--tRNA ligase/YqeY domain fusion protein, whose protein sequence is MSTDDIALVSNFIKRIINQDLEANKNNGRVVTRFPPEPNGYLHIGHAKSICLNFGLAREYGGRCHLRFDDTNPSKEEVEYIDSIMEDVRWLGFSWGDHLYHASDYFEKLYEFAGQLIKAGKAYVCSLTAEEIRRYRGNLKEPGRESPFRDRGVAENLDLFARMRAGEFEDGAHVLRARIDMASGNLNMRDPVIYRIMRARHHRTGDDWCIYPMYDFAHCLSDSIEGITHSICTLEFEDHRPLYDWILDQLDVPCHPRQIEFARLNLTYTVMSKRKLLLLVNNGHVSGWDDPRMPTISGLRRRGYTPAAIRDFCERIGVAKKDSMVDMALLEHCLREDLNKRAPRVMGVLKPLKVVIENYPEGRVEEMEAVNNPEDPGAGTRKVPFSRELYIEQDDFMEEPPKKFFRLAPGREVRLRYGFFITCVKVVRDETSGGIKELRCTYDPATRGGNAPDGRKVKATIHWVSAAHAVAAEVRLYNPLFTVENPGAVKDGDFKDLLAADSLEILSGCRLEPSLARAEPGAIVQFERLGYFCVDRRDSSPDRLVFNRTVTLRDIWARIAKKAGQKK
- a CDS encoding ATP-binding protein — translated: MSVSENAAPRLYNSRIPSTYIKLVRGKYGYIDINELLRSAGIEPHQVEDEGHWFTQEQINRFHEQLQILTGNKNIAREAGLYSASPGDVGGIKQYILGLASPATAYGLMGKFAGKVIRSSTYHSKKIGPCKVEIKVTANAGVREEPFQCENRKGYLEAFSKLFNYKLPRIEHPECMFKGGSCCRYIVSWQKSPSDLLKKIRNIALPALAGLSLWSVLVPELNTMAVVLGSVSLISILGWYAEYLNSRELGAAVTVLGESSDKLFEQINQNYDNALMINEVGQALNMEADIDGVLDKICVILEKRLDYDRGLFMLANHAGTRLSFRTGYGHTDEQLAIIKKIAFHLDKAESRGIFTVAFKEQRAVLMNDIDDYRNVLSPRSREFARRLGVKALICCPIIYGDKSRGVLAVDNVKTKRPLLQQDMNLLMGVAAQVGSRLHSLMLEVQLRQTQKLEAVGSLAGGIAHDFNNLLTTILGYSELITRKLPPDHPLLHMAEAIHQDGQRAADLTRQLLAFSRKQVMEMKVSNLNLIINDTARMLGRLIGEDIALELFPAEKIGNIMADVSQVEQILMNLVVNARDAMPNGGHLTIETAEVILDQGYTLHHQGVKPGAYVVLIVTDTGEGISPEVQEKIFEPFFTTKMIGKGTGLGLSTIYGIVRQHNGHIYVYSEPGKGTTFKIYLPVVKRPLEKTEKIETREMPAGTETLLIVDDDPAVRNLVFDTLAPLGYTLMSAASGEEALDLCSSTSSRIDLVLSDVVMPGMNGLRMIEQLKRHRPEMKAVLMSGYTDNIVVKRGVLKPGIIFISKPLQPVALANKLRTVLDNAT